One region of Carya illinoinensis cultivar Pawnee chromosome 8, C.illinoinensisPawnee_v1, whole genome shotgun sequence genomic DNA includes:
- the LOC122319395 gene encoding probable disease resistance protein At1g58602: MEIIISIAAKIVEYTVALVGQWLCYSFHYNSNIENLKKQEEKLQHAQERVNQSVNDALRKGEKIYSDVNKWLKEVCEITTLATRILRKHEEEAKTRSSHATCLNLKQRHQLSQEVNKITRNIVKHLENGNFNGVSYLPASQDHIVTTRDKNYVTLESRKSVANEIIEALRDANVKKIGVWGMPGVGKSTLMKEIVRRAKEEKLFNGVILEVVKERSELSRIRGEIAVMRHQVQLFRQQTEIRSADLQQESSTKDATKLPVTLDYQLHCQQTEIRRADLQQESSTKDTTKLLVILDDIWEQLGLEDIGIPSEGCKVVLTSRNRDVLVREMGTKKNFELKSLVEVEAWKLFINTAGDSFKDPAVSEVAIRVAKECAGLPIALTAVSKALKGKSLTIWKDAELRLKRPPPADTPPEILSPAFSCIKLSYDQLATEEQKSIFLLCALLGHYILYEDLLKYGFGLGLFEGIVTLEEARHRLNSLLSTLQDSCLLLESSDSTREFSMHDVVRYVATMIGSKDGKMFVMRDNGGLKAWPDEDSLKRYEAFSVLGGEIEKGHSLEIPDTLFQGMDKLKVLDLRKMQLLSLPSSLLLLGNLQTLCLDQCSMLEDISGIGELKNLVVLSLLDSNISKLPREIGSLVHLRLLDLSNCSNLKMIPPNVISSLVKLEELYMGNSFVQWESEGLIDERKNANLAELKDLSLLNTLEIQIPDVSKLPKDFNIKKLEICIGDVWHWIDGAQSSRTLKLKSSFQLELSWIKMLLKSVEVFHLDELNGVKSVIPRLNVEGFQQLKHLQIQNNGEIKHIHNLRTPISLEEICHEKLPSESFKHLRVLKVENCEKLRFVFSSSIASGLSLLEELQVCGCDNMGAIIVEEEEDVIEYGDHMILVNRLQTLILKDLPKLVSFLSTKSSIMTDCGEIIKEGNRDVHMPLLHHQAAFPSLKRMSMVNCGVEEIVAGGGGEPVARMLVFPQVTNLNLINLKRFKWFYKEVYASKWPMLKNMWIEGCEKVEIFASRLVSFQETVEEWRSKMSIQQSLFLVDDDEIAFPSLETLTISHMDNLITIWHDQVTADSFCNIQLLEVTFCESLKSLFPAVLVATSLTQLKILKICNCGIEEIVTRGGDQEETPRFVFPRMSILHLDGLEKLKWFYPGVHTSEWPLLKVIWVGGCQKIEIFASEYMSFQEALEKSRQSNISSHQPLFLVDQDQVAFPSLEILIITHMDDMKVIWNTQFVEGSFCKLQNMGVEYCANLNSIFPFHMFKVFQSLELLNVVHCSSLKQVFDLQGPSFQETNVITVTQLKHLYLDHLPKLKHISNKDPRDILSFQNLRRVRVIGCESMECLFPASMARTLTELESLVVLGCGVEVIVDMEEAEGRLVFPKLTFLALEALRKLKWISPGAHNLELPVLKELRAWGCDQVSIFASKFSRFQEISQQCLLESSIQHPLFLVEEGTFPKLEVLSSDLHDMTTWHDQLFIESCNLKVLEVQCNHDTSAIFPSNLLKSLQNLEKLVVSCNDWHEIFPFEEFIGPGNHAMLLPQLKELRVSKARMLTHLWKEDIQESLVFHKVLEILAVSECHKLKSLVPSSVCFHNLTDLEILSCNGLIHLITYPTAKSLVQLKKMSVSSCEGITEIMAKGNDQAKVVITFSKLTCLKFDCLPNFTSFCSESYSIMFPYLEEVFVGECPVMKTFSHGVLSTPKLKGVQATTRGEKSHTDWKNNLNSTIHSLWKNKQV, translated from the exons ATGGAGATCATTATTTCAATTGCAGCGAAAATAGTAGAGTACACTGTTGCACTTGTTGGACAGTGGCTATGCTATTCATTTCACTACAACAGCAACATAGAGAATCTGAAGAAACAGGAAGAGAAGCTGCAACATGCTCAAGAAAGAGTGAATCAGTCCGTTAATGATGCTTTAAGAAAGGGTGAGAAAATTTATTCTGATGTTAACAAGTGGTTGAAAGAGGTTTGTGAAATTACAACATTGGCCACTAGGATACTTCgcaaacatgaagaagaagcaaaGACGAGGAGCTCTCATGCGACATGCCTGAACTTGAAGCAACGACATCAATTGAGCCAAGAAGTAAATAAGATAACTAGAAATATAGTTAAACATCTTGAAAATGGAAACTTCAATGGAGTTTCTTATCTTCCTGCCTCACAAGACCATATTGTGACTACAAGAGACAAGAATTACGTGACCTTAGAGTCGAGAAAGTCAGTTGCGAACGAAATTATAGAGGCACTGAGAGATGCTAATGTAAAAAAGATTGGTGTGTGGGGGATGCCTGGAGTTGGAAAGAGTACATTGATGAAAGAAATTGTGAGGCGAGCAAAGGAAGAAAAGCTCTTCAATGGGGTTATTCTGGAGGTTGTAAAGGAGAGATCAGAGCTTAGTCGAATTCGAGGAGAAATTGCGGTCATGCGACATCAAGTTCAGCTTTTTCGTCAACAAACTGAAATCAGAAGTGCAGATCTACAACAAGAGAGTTCAACAAAAGACGCGACGAAGTTACCTGTTACCCTGGATTATCAGCTTCATTGTCAACAAACTGAAATCAGAAGAGCAGATCTACAACAAGAGAGTTCAACAAAAGACACGACGAAGTTACTTGTTATCCTAGATGATATATGGGAGCAACTTGGATTGGAAGACATAGGAATTCCTTCTGAAGGATGCAAAGTAGTATTGACATCGAGAAATCGAGATGTATTAGTTCGTGAGATGGGCACCAAAAAGAATTTTGAACTCAAGAGTTTAGTAGAAGTAGAGGCGTGGAAGTTATTTATAAACACGGCGGGTGATTCCTTCAAGGATCCTGCTGTGTCAGAAGTAGCAATTAGGGTAGCTAAAGAGTGTGCAGGTCTTCCCATTGCACTTACAGCAGTTTCTAAGGCATTGAAAGGTAAGAGCTTGACTATATGGAAGGATGCGGAGTTGCGACTAAAAAGACCCCCTCCTGCAGACACCCCCCCAGAAATACTGTCACCCGCATTTTCTTGCATAAAGCTGAGTTATGATCAGCTTGCTACAGAGGAGCAAAAATCCATCTTTTTGCTTTGTGCTCTACTAGGCCACTATATTCTCTACGAGGACTTGTTGAAATATGGTTTCGGTTTGGGTTTATTCGAAGGCATTGTCACATTGGAAGAAGCAAGACATAGACTAAATAGTTTACTTAGTACTCTACAAGACTCTTGTTTGCTACTTGAAAGTTCGGATAGCACCAGGGAATTTTCCATGCATGATGTTGTACGTTATGTCGCTACAATGATTGGATCAAAGGATGGTAAGATGTTTGTCATGAGAGACAATGGTGGACTAAAAGCATGGCCAGATGAAGATTCACTCAAAAGATATGAGGCATTCTCTGTTCTTGGTGGAGAAATCGAGAAAGGTCATTCTTTGGAAATCCCGGATACATTGTTCCAAGGTATGGACAAGCTCAAAGTTTTAGATTTGAGGAAAATGCAACTTTTATCACTTCCTTCGTCTCTTCTTCTCCTTGGAAACCTACAAACATTATGTCTGGATCAATGTAGTATGTTGGAAGACATATCTGGTATTGGAGAACTCAAGAATTTAGTTGTTCTTAGTCTTCTTGACTCTAATATTTCAAAATTGCCAAGAGAAATAGGGTCATTGGTTCATTTGCGGTTGTTAGACTTGAGTAATTGTTCTAACCTTAAAATGATTCCTCCAAATGTCATATCAAGCTTGGTCAAATTAGAAGAGTTGTATATGGGAAACAGCTTTGTTCAATGGGAGTCTGAAGGTCTCattgatgaaagaaaaaatgccAACCTTGCTGAGTTAAAGGATTTGTCACTTCTGAACACTTTAGAGATACAAATTCCAGACGTCAGCAAACTACCGAAAGACTTCAATATTAAAAAGTTGGAGATATGCATAGGAGATGTTTGGCACTGGATTGATGGTGCTCAATCCTCAAGAACGCTCAAGCTGAAGTCAAGCTTTCAGTTGGAGTTAAGTTGGATCAAAATGCTATTGAAGAGTGTGGAAGTTTTTCATTTAGATGAGTTGAATGGTGTTAAGAGTGTTATACCTAGACTAAATGTAGAAGGTTTTCAACAATTGAAGCATCTCCAGATCCAAAATAATGGAGAGATTAAGCATATTCATAACCTGAGGACACCAATTAGTTTGGAAGAAATATGTCATGAAAAACTTCCCTCGGAATCCTTTAAACACTTGAGAGTTCTGAAGGTGGAAAATTGTGAGAAATTAAGATTCGTCTTCTCATCATCCATAGCAAGTGGCCTTTCACTACTTGAAGAATTGCAAGTATGTGGGTGTGACAACATGGGTGCGATAAttgtggaagaagaagaagatgtaaTAGAATATGGAGATCATATGATATTGGTCAATCGACTGCAAACCTTGATACTGAAGGACCTTCCAAAGCTCGTAAGCTTCTTAAGCACAAAAAGTTCAATCATGACTGATTGCGGAGAAATCATTAAGGAGGGTAACCGGGATGTTCACATGCCACTTCTACACCATCAG GCTGCCTTCCCTAGCTTGAAAAGAATGTCTATGGTGAATTGTGGGGTGGAGGAAATTGTTGCAGGCGGAGGAGGAGAGCCAGTAGCAAGGATGTTGGTGTTCCCTCAAGTAACtaatttgaatcttataaatttaaagagattcaaGTGGTTTTACAAAGAAGTGTATGCTTCAAAATGGCCCATGTTGAAAAATATGTGGATTGAAGGATGCGAGAAAGTGGAGATATTTGCTTCAAGACTTGTGAGCTTTCAAGAAACAGTTGAAGAGTGGCGGTCTAAGATGTCCATTCAACAATCCCTTTTCTTGGTGGATGATGATGAG ATAGCATTCCCAAGCTTGGAGACGTTAACAATTTCACATATGGATAACTTGATAACCATATGGCACGACCAAGTCACAGCAGATTCCTTTTGCAATATTCAATTACTTGAGGTTACATTTTGTGAGAGCTTGAAAAGTTTATTTCCAGCAGTCTTGGTGGCTACAAGTCTCACGCAATTGAAGATTCTTAAGATATGCAATTGTGGGATTGAGGAGATTGTCACAAGAGGAGGAGATCAAGAAGAAACACCAAGGTTTGTGTTCCCTCGTATGAGTATACTACATCTTGATGGGCTGGAAAAACTCAAGTGGTTTTATCCAGGAGTGCACACTTCAGAATGGCCATTATTGAAAGTGATATGGGTGGGAGGATGTCAAAAAATTGAGATATTTGCTTCAGAATACATGAGCTTTCAAGAGGCACTTGAAAAAAGTCGACAAAGCAATATCTCAAGTCACCAACCCCTTTTCTTGGTTGATCAAGATCAA GTCGCATTCCCTAGTTTGGAAATACTGATAATCACCCACATGGATGACATGAAAGTTATATGGAATACCCAATTTGTAGAAGGTTCCTTTTGCAAACTTCAGAATATGGGTGTTGAATATTGTGCAAATCTTAATAGCATCTTTCCATTTCATATGTTTAAAGTCTTCCAGAGTCTAGAGTTGCTGAATGTAGTCCATTGCAGTTCTCTAAAACAAGTGTTTGACCTACAAGGGCCAAGTTTTCAAGAAACAAATGTTATAACAGTCACACAATTGAAGCACTTATATTTGGATCATCTGCCCAAGTTGAAGCACATATCGAATAAGGATCCTCGTGATATTTTGAGCTTTCAAAATCTACGTCGTGTACGTGTCATCGGGTGCGAGAGCATGGAATGTCTCTTTCCAGCTTCCATGGCCAGAACTCTCACGGAATTGGAATCTCTTGTGGTATTGGGTTGCGGGGTTGAGGTCATTGTTGATATGGAAGAAGCAGAAGGGAGACTTGTGTTCCCTAAACTAACTTTTCTGGCACTCGAGGCATTGCGAAAACTCAAGTGGATTTCCCCCGGGGCTCATAATTTAGAATTGCCAGTGTTGAAAGAATTGAGAGCGTGGGGATGTGACCAAGTTAGCATATTTGCTTCTAAATTctcaagatttcaagaaatAAGTCAACAGTGTCTACTTGAGAGTTCCATTCAACATCCTCTTTTCTTGGTTGAAGAG GGTACATTTCCAAAATTGGAGGTCTTGAGTTCGGATCTTCATGACATGACCACATGGCATGACCAGCTGTTTATAGAGTCCTGCAACTTAAAAGTTCTAGAGGTGCAATGCAACCATGATACATCagctatttttccatctaatttACTAAAAAGTTTGCAGAATCTGGAGAAACTTGTTGTGAGCTGTAATGATTGGCATGAAATATTCCCATTTGAAGAATTTATTGGGCCAGGAAATCATGCCATGTTACTCCCACAACTAAAAGAGCTTAGGGTGTCTAAAGCACGAATGCTGACACATTTGTGGAAAGAAGACATCCAGGAATCTCTAGTTTTTCATAAAGTACTGGAAATTCTAGCAGTGTCAGAATGTCACAAATTGAAAAGTTTAGTGCCATCCTCGGTATGTTTCCACAATTTGACAGATCTTGAGATATTGAGTTGTAATGGATTGATCCATTTAATAACATACCCAACAGCCAAAAGCTTGGTGCAGCTCAAAAAAATGAGTGTAAGCTCATGCGAAGGAATAACAGAAATTATGGCGAAGGGGAATGATCAAGCCAAAGTGGTGATTACATTCAGCAAATTGACTTGCTTAAAATTTGATTGCTTACCAAACTTCACAAGCTTTTGCTCGGAAAGTTATTCTATTATGTTCCCGTATTTGGAAGAAGTATTTGTAGGAGAATGCCCTGTGATGAAAACTTTCAGTCACGGAGTCCTAAGCACACCAAAGCTAAAAGGTGTCCAAGCAACAACAAGAGGAGAGAAATCACATACCGATTGGAAGAATAACCTGAATAGCACCATACATTCGCTTTGGAAGAACAAACAAGTTTGA